From the Chloroflexus aurantiacus J-10-fl genome, one window contains:
- a CDS encoding Crp/Fnr family transcriptional regulator yields the protein MSVGTLQSDRLDDKVRYLRDIDIFRDLDPDEIELLGKRAPMQRVPAGTVFFSPEQRAEVLFILKEGRVRIYRLSTDGKMLTTAILNEGTIFGEMALLGQQLHQHYAEALTPCLLCLMSREDVKRLLLSDPRIATRIVEILGQRLISAEQRLSDFAFKSLPQRIATLLLQMAQPAKPRLFRPGSSQREVALTHEALAEMLGTYRETTTKILNDLRTQGLIELRRGRIVLLDEIGLQKLSE from the coding sequence ATGAGCGTGGGTACGTTGCAATCGGATCGTCTGGACGACAAGGTGCGTTATCTGCGTGATATTGACATCTTTCGCGATCTTGATCCAGATGAGATTGAATTGCTGGGGAAACGGGCACCGATGCAGCGTGTTCCAGCCGGAACCGTCTTCTTTTCCCCGGAACAACGCGCAGAGGTGCTGTTCATCCTCAAAGAGGGTCGTGTACGCATCTATCGCCTCTCAACCGATGGCAAGATGCTCACAACCGCCATCCTCAACGAAGGAACAATCTTCGGTGAGATGGCGCTGCTTGGCCAACAACTGCACCAGCACTATGCCGAAGCACTCACTCCCTGTCTGCTCTGCCTGATGAGTCGCGAAGATGTGAAGCGCCTCTTGCTGAGTGATCCACGGATTGCGACTCGCATCGTTGAGATTCTGGGTCAGCGTTTGATCAGTGCTGAACAACGGTTATCCGATTTTGCCTTCAAGAGTTTACCGCAGCGGATCGCCACGCTCCTGCTACAGATGGCTCAACCCGCCAAACCGCGCCTCTTCCGTCCCGGTAGTTCCCAGCGGGAAGTTGCCCTGACCCATGAAGCGTTAGCCGAAATGCTCGGTACATATCGCGAAACCACAACCAAAATTCTGAACGATCTTCGTACACAGGGATTGATTGAGTTGCGGCGAGGTCGAATTGTCCTGTTAGATGAAATTGGCTTGCAAAAACTGAGCGAATAA
- a CDS encoding DUF3179 domain-containing protein, whose protein sequence is MKRPLLLTTFLTLVLVACSTSSVQVTSTSTPANPTALASLLADLPDGAGQFRTDFSRHSVPFAEIRSGGPPKDGIPAIDNPRFVSVTAANEWLRPREPVIALVIGQEARAYPIQILMWHEIVNDTVNDIPVTVTFCPLCNTAIVFERRLSSQILDFGTTGLLRYSNLVMYDRQTESWWQQATGEAIVGELTGHRLAFIPAAIVAWETFAAGYPDGRVLSRETGYVRDYGRNPYLGYDDIERSPFLYDGPPTPDALPAMARVLTVDHNGEAVAYPFDTLAAMQVIHDEVGGLPIVVVWRAGAASALDSAQIADGRDVGMAIAYQRIVNGQTVQFTIADDHLIDSETGTRWDLFGRAIDGPLAGVTLTPVPAIDHFWFSWAAFRPDTRIYR, encoded by the coding sequence ATTGGCGTCATTGTTGGCAGACTTGCCAGATGGGGCTGGTCAGTTTCGCACCGACTTTAGCCGTCATTCCGTGCCGTTTGCCGAAATTCGCTCTGGTGGCCCGCCAAAAGATGGCATCCCTGCGATAGACAATCCACGCTTCGTCTCGGTAACAGCAGCGAACGAGTGGCTTCGGCCACGCGAGCCGGTAATCGCGTTGGTAATTGGGCAGGAAGCTCGTGCCTACCCGATCCAGATTCTAATGTGGCACGAAATTGTTAACGATACGGTCAATGATATACCGGTAACAGTCACCTTCTGCCCACTCTGTAACACCGCCATCGTCTTCGAGCGACGCCTCAGTTCGCAGATACTTGATTTCGGCACTACCGGTCTGCTGCGTTACAGCAACCTCGTGATGTACGACCGTCAGACCGAGAGCTGGTGGCAGCAGGCAACTGGTGAGGCGATTGTTGGTGAATTGACCGGTCATCGGCTCGCTTTCATTCCCGCCGCTATAGTGGCCTGGGAGACCTTCGCCGCCGGCTACCCTGATGGGAGAGTGCTCTCCCGTGAAACGGGTTATGTTCGCGACTATGGTCGTAACCCCTATCTCGGCTACGATGATATTGAGCGCTCGCCCTTTCTGTACGACGGCCCGCCTACTCCGGATGCCTTACCGGCTATGGCTCGTGTTCTAACCGTCGATCACAATGGTGAGGCGGTTGCGTACCCCTTCGATACGCTCGCTGCGATGCAGGTCATCCACGATGAAGTAGGTGGATTGCCAATTGTAGTCGTGTGGCGCGCCGGTGCTGCTTCGGCGCTCGACAGTGCGCAAATCGCTGATGGCCGTGATGTGGGGATGGCGATAGCCTATCAACGGATCGTCAATGGTCAAACTGTACAATTCACTATTGCCGACGATCATCTGATAGACAGTGAAACTGGCACCAGGTGGGATCTCTTCGGGCGAGCAATAGATGGCCCCCTGGCAGGAGTGACACTGACCCCCGTACCGGCGATTGATCATTTCTGGTTCTCCTGGGCTGCATTTCGCCCCGATACACGCATCTATCGCTAA